In candidate division WOR-3 bacterium, the DNA window ATTTATTTATTCGGTTTTTTATTCACAGCGAATTTTGATTTGAAATTAATGTATAATTTCTGATGTTATAAACCGGAGGGATTTGAATGAAAAAATTCATTATCTCGATTTTCTTTATATTCTTGATATCTCTACCCTCATATTCATCGAGCAGATGGAGTATGGAAATAACAGGAGGCAGGGATTTAGTCTTCTCCAACACTATCTCCAAAAACTGGGATCACGGCTGGTCCGTAAGTCTGGGGTTTCTCTATAAAATACACCCCCAACTCAAACTCACCTTTGGAGTAGGATACCACTATTTCAAGTTACATATCGTGAATTGGGGCGCCGGAGGATGGCCAACAAGCCTGGTCCTCGACAGACTTGAGGGCAATGACACGAGGATGTACGATTTTTCATTTGGTTTTAACTCCTACAATTCTGTAAATTTGTCAGGTATATATGCGTCTGCAAGAAGCGGAATCTGTTACGTTGAATACGGCAGAATAGACGAATACACATATTTTTTCTGGGAACCTGACGTCATTTACAAAAACATCTCATATGGGACGAATGAATTAAGACCTTTCATTTCCATGTCACTGGGTTATGACATGAAAATCACATCACGTTTACACTTGAAAATCGAAGGCGGTATGATGACTGCATTCAAACGCGAATGCTCATTCATTCCCGCTAAAATCGCCTTCGAATATATGTTTTAGTTACTGATTAAAAAGTAAAAGTATCTCTTTTCCTGCTCATCTTTTTAGGGTTAAAATCCCAGAATATTGGAAAAAAAATGGAAGTTGTTTTCAAAGACATAGACCAAAACAATTTTTTCGATTGCATGGACTTGGAAGTAAGAAACGACCAGCCCTACGTCGCTTCCAATTCCTTTTCTGTCGCGGAGTCAAAAATATTTCCGGAATGGACGACAAAAGCAGTTTACCACGAAGAAGAAATGGTCGGGTTCGTCATGTATACACTCGATTTCGACGACGGAGAACTCTACTTGTGCAGGTTCATGATAGACAAAAACCATCAGGGCAAGGGTTTCGGAGTAGCGACCCTCGACCTTCTTAAAAAAATCGCTCTCGAAACCGACGGGATCGGGAAAATAGTTTTAAGCACAAGCCCTAAAAATTTAAACGGAATAAGGATTTACGAAAAATACGGATTCCGGGACACCGGAGTCATTGAAGACGGAGAGGAAGTTTTCGAACTGGTTTTAAACAAAAAGTGAGGAGGTGCGGGTATGGGAAAAAACATTCCTTTTCAGGTCATCGACTGGTCAGAAATCCCGAAAACAGAGCATTTAGGGGAAAAAGGCCTTGGATACTGGCAGACCCTTCAGTATGAAGGTCTTAGAGTCAGAATCGTCGAATATCTGCCGGGTTATCTTGCCTATCATTGGTGCAAAAAAGGGCATATAGTTAATTGCCTTGAAGGAGATTTTGTCAGCGAGCAAACTGATGGTTCAAAATTTGATCTCACTAAAGGCATGACGTATATAGTATCTGACGATGTCAGTTCTCATCGTTCCAAAACAGAAAACGGCGTAAAACTTTTGATAATCGACGGGGATTTTTTAAAGTTTATTCCCGATTAACCCGTCAATAATAGGGTTGAAATCAAGGTTTAAATCATTAAATTACAAAGAGGTGTCGCAATGAAGACAGCTTTTATTCTTGCATTTTTGTCAGTTTTCATGTTTTTAACATTGTATTCTCAACAAAACGACGGCCAACCACCCGAGAATTATTTTATGAGTCAAAATACTCCGTCAGACGTACCAGAAATTTTCGCGGCTGGAATAGTTTCAACGGATGCTCACGAGTTTTCATTATGCGTATCCCCGGACGGTAAAGAAATATACTTTACAAGAAGGCTCAAAGAGACAAATCAAACCGTCATAATGTTCAGCAGATTATCCGACAGTGGTTGGACAGCGCCGGAAATAACGTCTTTTTCCGAACAGTTCACGTTTGAAGCGATGATCACCCCGGACAACAGCAAGCTTTATTACCATGTCGGCAGAACCGTCGAAGGAGCGCTTCACATGTACACAATGTATGTCGAAAGAGAATCCGACGGATGGAGTGAGCCCATAGAAGCAGGCGAACAGTTCAATCCGGACAAAACAATGTATATCTCATCAACCCTGGACGGGACGATTTACACGACAGACATATCAGGAGGTATGGGTAACGAATTCATCGGCGTGATCAAACCGGTGAATGGTGGTTACTCTGTGTTGGAAAGGTTAAGCGCAAGGTTCAATTCGGAAATGACGTGCCAATACCCCTGGGTATCACCCGATGGAAAATACCTGCTGTTTTCAACCCCTGATTTCGACAAACCGATGAACAGCACGATGTTCATTTCGTATTCAGATGAAAACGGAATTTGGAGCGAACCGAAATTGATAGACCTGGGAATGAGGGCTAGTCAACCCTTTGTATCATACGACGGTAAATACCTCTTCTTTTCATCCGGCGAACCAGGCAAAGGAGATATTTACTGGGTTTCGACAGAAATACTGAATTAACTGCAAACTCATCGGGAGCGGATAAAAATTGAAAATTGACCTCGGAAAACCCATAGCATACGGTAGGACAGCCGAAATCTACCGGAGGCAGGACCGCTGGGTTTTAAAGCTGTTCTACGGCTGGTTTGACATCGAAAACATTGAACACGAAGCCGCGGTCTCCAGAGCCGTCAAAAAAACTGGGTTAGACATTCCCTATACCGGAGACATAATCCAAGTCAACGGAAGAAACGGACTGATCAACAGCAGAGTCGTCGGCAGGCCAGTATCGGAATTGATCATGCAGAGACCCTTGAATTTTATCCGCTACACAAAGCGCGTTGCAGAGCTTCAGTTTAAAACCCACGGGATTAAACCCGTTTCCGGATTGCCGTCACAGCGGAAAAACCTTTTGCACAGAATATCTGAATCCCCTGATTTGCCGGAAAATCTCAAATCAGAAGCTCTTTTGACCCTCGATTCGCTCCCGGAGGGTGACAGGTTGTGTCACGGAAATTTCCACCCCGGAAATATCCTTTCTACTGTCAACGGAGAGGTGATAATCGACTGGATCGACGCGACCAAGGGAAATCCTCTTGACGACCTCGC includes these proteins:
- a CDS encoding PD40 domain-containing protein, which gives rise to MKTAFILAFLSVFMFLTLYSQQNDGQPPENYFMSQNTPSDVPEIFAAGIVSTDAHEFSLCVSPDGKEIYFTRRLKETNQTVIMFSRLSDSGWTAPEITSFSEQFTFEAMITPDNSKLYYHVGRTVEGALHMYTMYVERESDGWSEPIEAGEQFNPDKTMYISSTLDGTIYTTDISGGMGNEFIGVIKPVNGGYSVLERLSARFNSEMTCQYPWVSPDGKYLLFSTPDFDKPMNSTMFISYSDENGIWSEPKLIDLGMRASQPFVSYDGKYLFFSSGEPGKGDIYWVSTEILN
- a CDS encoding DHCW motif cupin fold protein; protein product: MGKNIPFQVIDWSEIPKTEHLGEKGLGYWQTLQYEGLRVRIVEYLPGYLAYHWCKKGHIVNCLEGDFVSEQTDGSKFDLTKGMTYIVSDDVSSHRSKTENGVKLLIIDGDFLKFIPD
- a CDS encoding phosphotransferase, yielding MKIDLGKPIAYGRTAEIYRRQDRWVLKLFYGWFDIENIEHEAAVSRAVKKTGLDIPYTGDIIQVNGRNGLINSRVVGRPVSELIMQRPLNFIRYTKRVAELQFKTHGIKPVSGLPSQRKNLLHRISESPDLPENLKSEALLTLDSLPEGDRLCHGNFHPGNILSTVNGEVIIDWIDATKGNPLDDLARTSVIALGEADTAQRGFKMALTKLFHKKYIEHYFNLSPGGEDEYRRWLPVIACARLREGIPEIRDWLIDFAEKTIRDI
- a CDS encoding GNAT family N-acetyltransferase translates to MEVVFKDIDQNNFFDCMDLEVRNDQPYVASNSFSVAESKIFPEWTTKAVYHEEEMVGFVMYTLDFDDGELYLCRFMIDKNHQGKGFGVATLDLLKKIALETDGIGKIVLSTSPKNLNGIRIYEKYGFRDTGVIEDGEEVFELVLNKK